One segment of Fusarium oxysporum f. sp. lycopersici 4287 chromosome 15, whole genome shotgun sequence DNA contains the following:
- a CDS encoding 3-oxoacyl-[acyl-carrier protein] reductase encodes MENLEISKLFSVKGLVAVITGGGSGIGRMMAHALAANGASKVFIIGRREERLQETAASAPSGSIIPVVGDVTSSESLQAAYSFVASQTDHVDLLVANSGTTGRPYKSSEPRPDGSLPSFSELRDFLWSMSMEDFTNVAHVNVTGAFYTILAFLPMLEAANRKRSASDQSTISPPRPQIIITSSVAGFSRFVPTTENIAYHLSKAAVNHMVKLLATNLVQDNIRVNGIAPGLYYTDMTSSFYKSQGVEGKGLVDGSFSRDIIPITRGGGEGDMAGVILYMAGAAGGYLNGSIIVGDGGSLCLFPSTY; translated from the exons ATGGAGAATCTCGAAATTTCGAAACTATTCTCAGTAAAGGGGCTAGTAGCAGTTATTACTGGAGGTGGAAGTG GTATCGGTCGCATGATGGCACACGCCCTCGCCGCCAACGGCGCCTCCAAGGTCTTTATCATCGGCCGACGAGAGGAGCGTCTTCAAGAGACAGCCGCTTCCGCTCCTAGCGGTTCCATTATTCCTGTCGTGGGAGACGTGACGTCTAGCGAGTCTCTCCAAGCCGCCTACAGCTTTGTTGCCTCACAGACGGATCACGTTGACCTGCTGGTCGCGAACAGCGGGACAACTGGGCGACCCTACAAAAGTTCCGAGCCTAGGCCAGATGGATCTTTGCCTAGTTTTTCTGAACTCCGCGATTTCCTATGGTCAATGTCTATGGAGGACTTCACAAATGTTGCTCACGTTAATGTCACTGGAGCGTTTTACACCATCTTGGCCTTCCTGCCAATGCTTGAGGCTGCGAACAGAAAGCGATCAGCCTCTGACCAAAGCACTATATCCCCTCCCAGGCCCCAGATCATTATTACCAGTTCGGTAGCAGGCTTTAGCCGCTTCGTACCGACTACCGAGAATATTGCGTATCACTTGTCTAAGGCGGCCGTAAACCATATGGTTAAGCTTCTCGCCACAAACCTCGTTCAGGATAACATTCGTGTCAACGGGATTGCTCCAGGCTTATATTACACTGATATGACATCGTCATTTTACAAATCACAAGGTGTTGAGGGGAAGGGTCTAGTGGATGGGTCATTCTCGCGGGATATCATTCCTATCACGAGGGGTGGAGGCGAGGGGGACATGGCGGGGGTGATACTCTATATGGCTGGTGCTGCCGGAGGATATCTAAACGGGAGTATTATAGTTGGTGATGGGGGTTCTTTATGTCTTTTTCCTTCGACATACTAA